In Aliiglaciecola sp. LCG003, a genomic segment contains:
- a CDS encoding symmetrical bis(5'-nucleosyl)-tetraphosphatase codes for MANYIVGDIQGCLHGLQQLLQQVSFDPLKDKLWGVGDLIARGPDSLDTLLYLRSLGEAFDTVLGNHDLHFLAIQAGLKTPKKSDFLDALLQSDQVEEIVYWLRSKPLARKINKQTLICHAGLYPSWSFKKALKLSDEFSAQIQGPNWVKVLQQMYGNEPSVWRKDLQGPDRARFIANAFTRMRYLTKGGKLEFSSKGAPSKAASSIQPWFSIQNHKLKTQQRVFFGHWATLMGQTHSEQFIGLDTGFIWGNHMTLYCLETDTRHIVSNKESDKTVDTKIKLS; via the coding sequence ATGGCAAATTATATTGTTGGTGATATTCAAGGATGTTTGCACGGTTTGCAGCAATTGCTGCAACAGGTCAGTTTCGACCCGCTAAAAGACAAATTGTGGGGAGTCGGTGATTTGATTGCCAGGGGCCCAGATTCCTTAGATACGTTATTATACTTGCGTTCGCTGGGCGAAGCATTTGATACTGTGTTGGGTAACCACGATCTACATTTCCTCGCTATACAAGCCGGATTAAAAACGCCTAAGAAAAGTGATTTTCTAGATGCTTTATTGCAATCCGACCAAGTCGAAGAAATTGTCTATTGGTTACGCAGTAAACCCTTAGCCAGAAAAATTAATAAACAGACGCTGATATGCCATGCAGGATTGTATCCCTCTTGGTCGTTTAAAAAAGCGCTTAAGTTAAGTGACGAGTTTTCAGCTCAAATTCAAGGTCCGAACTGGGTAAAGGTTCTTCAACAAATGTACGGCAACGAACCCTCTGTTTGGCGCAAAGACTTACAAGGGCCCGATCGCGCGCGCTTTATTGCCAACGCCTTCACGAGAATGCGTTATTTGACGAAGGGGGGAAAGTTGGAGTTTTCCAGTAAAGGCGCGCCATCGAAGGCTGCTTCGTCAATTCAACCTTGGTTTAGCATCCAAAACCATAAATTAAAGACCCAGCAGCGAGTGTTTTTTGGACATTGGGCAACTCTGATGGGGCAAACTCACTCTGAACAATTTATTGGTTTAGATACGGGTTTCATCTGGGGAAATCATATGACCCTTTATTGCCTAGAAACCGACACAAGACACATAGTTAGTAATAAAGAATCCGATAAAACGGTCGATACTAAGATCAAATTGTCTTAA
- the apaG gene encoding Co2+/Mg2+ efflux protein ApaG: MNSETSIAISVQTQYIQNEMLPEGEQYAFAYKITITNNGDISAQLLNRYWLITDGDGKQTEVAGEGVVGQQPHIAPADTFEYTSGAVLKTPVGSMQGYYEFIDVNGRLFKAPIEVFSLSVPNKLN; this comes from the coding sequence GTGAACAGCGAAACGAGTATCGCTATCAGCGTACAAACCCAATACATCCAAAATGAAATGCTACCTGAGGGTGAGCAATATGCGTTTGCTTACAAGATCACAATCACCAACAATGGCGATATCAGTGCGCAACTGCTGAATCGATATTGGTTAATAACTGATGGCGACGGCAAACAAACTGAAGTTGCAGGAGAAGGTGTGGTGGGTCAACAGCCACATATCGCTCCTGCCGATACTTTTGAATATACCAGTGGTGCGGTTTTGAAAACGCCAGTGGGCAGCATGCAGGGCTACTATGAGTTTATCGACGTCAACGGACGCCTATTTAAAGCACCGATTGAGGTGTTTAGCCTATCCGTTCCCAATAAATTAAATTAA
- the rsmA gene encoding 16S rRNA (adenine(1518)-N(6)/adenine(1519)-N(6))-dimethyltransferase RsmA encodes MTKQHLGHTARKRFGQNFLHDPYIIDQIVSAINPVNGENLVEIGPGLAALTQPVCDIVDKLTVVELDRDLAERLRTHPFLSSKLNVVEADALKFDFTELFNPEHPLRVFGNLPYNISTPLMFHLFSFAHKVQDMHFMLQKEVVNRLAAKAGEKNYGRLSVMAQYHCRIMPVLHVPPEAFKPAPKVDSAVVRLIPHQQKPVTVSSEKMLNQVCAQAFNQRRKTIRNSLGKLIDEDSLRQLGIEPELRAENLTLADYALIANYLDGLDKQS; translated from the coding sequence ATGACAAAACAACATCTAGGCCATACCGCTCGAAAGCGATTCGGGCAAAACTTTTTACATGACCCCTATATCATTGACCAAATTGTGTCAGCTATCAACCCGGTAAATGGTGAGAATCTAGTGGAGATAGGACCCGGCCTAGCTGCTTTGACTCAGCCTGTTTGTGACATAGTCGACAAGCTAACTGTGGTGGAGCTGGACCGAGATTTGGCAGAGCGGTTACGAACCCACCCATTTTTATCCAGTAAGCTAAATGTTGTTGAAGCCGATGCATTGAAATTCGACTTTACCGAACTATTTAATCCTGAACATCCTCTGCGGGTGTTTGGTAACTTACCCTATAATATTTCAACGCCATTGATGTTCCACCTTTTTTCTTTCGCTCACAAAGTGCAAGACATGCATTTCATGTTGCAAAAGGAAGTGGTAAATCGACTGGCTGCCAAAGCGGGTGAAAAAAATTATGGGCGTTTGTCAGTGATGGCACAATATCATTGCCGCATCATGCCAGTATTGCATGTGCCGCCGGAGGCCTTTAAGCCTGCCCCTAAAGTTGACTCTGCGGTAGTCAGATTGATACCTCATCAACAAAAGCCGGTAACTGTCAGCAGTGAAAAAATGTTGAATCAAGTCTGTGCGCAAGCATTTAACCAACGTCGCAAAACGATTCGCAACAGCTTGGGTAAGCTAATCGATGAAGACAGCCTCCGCCAGTTGGGTATTGAGCCTGAACTCAGAGCAGAAAACCTAACCCTTGCCGACTATGCCCTTATTGCCAATTATTTGGATGGGTTGGACAAGCAATCGTGA
- the pdxA gene encoding 4-hydroxythreonine-4-phosphate dehydrogenase PdxA gives MPLKLAVTPGEPAGIGPDLILQLAQHQWEAQIVVFANSNMLAQRAKMLDLPIELLPYLKSNNEIQRPGQLFIVDIPVDDIVVPGVLNAKNGHYVVETLRQACAKNMAGEFDAVVTGPVNKGIINEAGISFSGHTEYFASQSNTSDVVMMLATEGLRVVLATTHIPLAYVSKAITRERLHKVLHIVNTDLRLKFGLVQPKIFVCGLNPHAGEDGHLGREELDIIIPALDELRAEGLNLTGPLPADTIFQPKYMEQADAILAMYHDQGLPVLKYKGFGDAVNITLGLPFIRTSVDHGTALDLAGTGQANPGSFIHAINQAIKLANKKQ, from the coding sequence TTGCCACTTAAACTTGCGGTTACACCCGGTGAACCAGCGGGCATAGGTCCTGACTTGATCCTGCAGTTGGCCCAGCATCAGTGGGAGGCACAAATAGTGGTATTCGCCAACAGTAATATGTTGGCGCAGCGCGCTAAGATGCTAGATTTGCCCATTGAACTTCTCCCGTACCTAAAGAGCAACAACGAGATTCAGCGCCCTGGGCAGCTTTTTATCGTGGATATCCCAGTTGATGATATAGTGGTGCCTGGCGTATTAAACGCCAAAAACGGACACTATGTAGTTGAAACACTACGCCAAGCCTGCGCTAAAAATATGGCTGGTGAATTTGATGCCGTTGTCACAGGACCGGTGAACAAAGGGATCATCAACGAGGCGGGAATCTCCTTCAGCGGCCATACCGAATATTTCGCTAGTCAATCGAATACCTCTGATGTGGTGATGATGCTGGCAACTGAAGGTTTAAGAGTTGTATTAGCAACCACTCACATACCCCTGGCCTATGTTTCTAAAGCCATTACCCGTGAACGTTTACACAAAGTTTTGCATATAGTAAACACAGATTTAAGATTGAAATTTGGCTTAGTACAGCCGAAAATTTTCGTATGTGGTTTGAATCCCCATGCTGGCGAAGATGGTCATTTAGGCAGAGAAGAGTTAGATATTATCATTCCGGCTCTGGATGAATTGCGAGCAGAAGGCTTAAATCTTACCGGCCCGCTTCCTGCAGATACTATTTTTCAACCTAAGTACATGGAACAAGCCGATGCAATCTTGGCTATGTATCATGACCAAGGCTTACCCGTCTTAAAATATAAAGGATTTGGTGACGCGGTAAATATTACCCTAGGACTGCCCTTTATTCGCACCTCCGTGGATCATGGAACCGCATTAGACCTGGCCGGCACAGGCCAAGCGAATCCCGGCAGTTTCATACATGCGATAAACCAAGCAATAAAATTGGCGAACAAAAAGCAATGA
- the surA gene encoding peptidylprolyl isomerase SurA gives MKSLVVSIALVATLSFHSMAQQVMLDKVAVIVDQGVILESEIEALVAQVKRNALANNQTLPSDRALRTQSIERLVTGNLQMQMAQKMGIQISDPQLDQTIAGIAANNKIPMEEFRRTIAQDGIPYEVYREDIRKELITQEVRRANVRRRVYITAQEIENLVKMIDEQGAQQAEYNMGHILIGFPPQPTDDDINNAKATAEKVLSMLKEGSDFTRIAIASSSGAKALDGGDLGWMNINSMPTLFAEAVQDKEKDALIGPIRSGAGFHILKVKDLRGIEVVKVNEVNARHILIKPSVILSEEKAKQKLEQFREQILAGDAEFSALAKEHSADTGSALRGGELGWNDPGIYVPAFKDALAALNEENEMSQPFRSSHGWHLVQLIGKRVDDATDKRKEDKAYQLIFNRKFAEETEAWLREMRDTAYIEVLETDSDSTGN, from the coding sequence ATGAAATCATTAGTAGTCTCAATTGCGTTAGTTGCTACCCTATCCTTTCATAGCATGGCCCAGCAGGTCATGCTAGACAAGGTTGCGGTTATAGTGGATCAAGGTGTCATTTTAGAAAGTGAAATCGAAGCTTTGGTTGCGCAAGTTAAACGTAACGCTTTGGCCAATAACCAAACACTGCCATCTGACCGCGCACTTCGCACCCAGTCAATTGAACGCTTAGTCACTGGTAATCTGCAAATGCAGATGGCCCAGAAGATGGGTATCCAAATAAGCGATCCCCAACTCGATCAAACCATTGCTGGCATAGCAGCCAACAATAAAATTCCTATGGAAGAATTCCGAAGAACCATTGCACAGGACGGCATCCCCTACGAAGTTTATCGTGAAGATATTCGTAAAGAGTTGATCACTCAGGAAGTAAGACGAGCCAATGTTCGTCGCCGTGTTTATATCACCGCTCAAGAAATCGAAAACTTGGTTAAAATGATTGACGAACAAGGTGCCCAGCAGGCCGAATATAATATGGGTCATATTTTAATCGGCTTCCCACCTCAGCCAACCGATGACGATATCAATAACGCTAAGGCAACCGCTGAAAAAGTGCTTTCGATGTTAAAAGAAGGGTCAGACTTCACTCGTATAGCCATTGCTTCATCCTCTGGTGCAAAAGCACTCGATGGTGGCGACTTAGGCTGGATGAACATTAACTCTATGCCGACCCTGTTTGCCGAAGCCGTCCAAGATAAAGAGAAAGACGCTTTAATCGGTCCTATCCGCAGTGGCGCAGGTTTTCACATATTAAAAGTTAAAGACTTACGCGGTATAGAAGTTGTTAAGGTCAACGAAGTTAATGCTAGGCATATATTGATTAAACCTTCAGTGATCCTAAGCGAAGAAAAAGCCAAACAGAAACTAGAACAATTCCGTGAACAGATTTTAGCTGGCGACGCTGAATTTTCTGCCTTAGCAAAAGAGCACTCAGCTGATACAGGGTCAGCCCTGCGCGGTGGTGAACTAGGTTGGAATGACCCAGGAATTTATGTTCCGGCTTTCAAAGATGCGTTAGCAGCCTTGAATGAAGAGAACGAGATGAGCCAACCATTCCGTTCTTCCCATGGCTGGCATTTGGTCCAATTGATTGGAAAACGAGTAGACGATGCCACTGACAAACGTAAAGAAGACAAGGCCTATCAGTTAATTTTCAATCGAAAGTTTGCCGAAGAAACAGAGGCTTGGCTTCGAGAAATGCGTGACACCGCATATATTGAAGTACTAGAAACAGACTCAGATAGTACAGGAAACTAA
- the lptD gene encoding LPS assembly protein LptD translates to MQINQLSLLLFTLSSGTVLAQSSTSCPTPVAGYIADEKILEDQIRVRANRAEIQQNNLATFDGKVNIVSDKAQITANKAVIDKANTQLNATGNVSYHDSQMRVQSTDVLLNTDSGKLAMSDTEYQLTQFGGRGAADLIEIDQNKGVALTGVSYTTCPIGAEDWKINASSISIEQGKLWGEAINTVFYVKDVPVFYLPYFIFPVSNQRQSGFLFPEINTSSATGLSYEQPFYWNIAPNYDATFTPRVMSKRGVQLKTNFRYLNEQSLGQVNIEYLPNDQETIDDRDRYFYRYTHNGKLNDNWLLNIDFNGLSDDNYIADFGSDFYNRADTHLYKTLSLNYYSDNIDFSVNFRDFEVIGDHQDNYRALPEMKFNYLTEQFGSFEFSLASELAYFDNKLAEQPTATRFHLAPTIALPLRSQWGEFLAEATWLNTYYNQDNIDGTGLAEETTRSLGQSRVFGALYFDRDTSWLGSHLRQTLEPKIQYLYTSYKDQNNIGLYDTTRLLNDFNGLFRGQEFTGLDRISDNNQITVGLTTRILDENSREQFKLSLGQIFYLEDNKVLAASKDDDRSALASELDWQIGSKWFAHTELQLSTKTDKVERSSISLEYQLSEDKIVQINHRFVRNLSGEQIDQFGVTASWPITENWHWVGRWYKDLSSQRTIESYAGVQYESCCWSISLVSQRHLSNRFDVFGQQNSQEFESSINLKFSFKFSGTEARSGRRNMLEDGLFGYKQAYLIN, encoded by the coding sequence ATGCAAATTAACCAACTCAGTTTATTGCTGTTCACTTTATCATCAGGGACAGTTTTAGCCCAATCAAGCACTTCATGCCCGACGCCCGTTGCAGGCTACATTGCCGACGAAAAAATTCTTGAAGATCAGATAAGAGTTCGGGCTAACCGAGCTGAAATTCAACAAAATAATCTGGCTACCTTTGACGGTAAAGTAAACATTGTCAGTGATAAAGCACAAATTACCGCCAACAAGGCCGTGATTGATAAAGCCAATACCCAACTGAATGCCACCGGTAACGTCAGCTACCATGATAGCCAGATGCGAGTGCAAAGCACTGATGTACTGCTTAATACCGACTCAGGTAAGCTTGCAATGTCTGATACCGAGTACCAATTGACCCAATTTGGCGGCCGCGGAGCCGCAGATCTAATTGAGATAGACCAAAACAAAGGTGTGGCACTGACAGGAGTGAGTTATACCACTTGTCCAATTGGAGCGGAAGATTGGAAAATCAATGCCAGTAGTATTTCGATTGAACAGGGAAAGCTTTGGGGTGAGGCCATCAATACCGTATTTTATGTTAAAGATGTGCCGGTATTTTACCTGCCCTATTTCATTTTCCCTGTATCAAACCAGCGACAATCTGGCTTTCTATTTCCCGAAATCAATACCTCTAGTGCAACAGGCTTGTCATACGAGCAACCCTTTTATTGGAATATTGCACCTAATTATGACGCGACTTTCACCCCTAGAGTTATGTCGAAAAGAGGCGTTCAACTCAAAACTAACTTTCGCTATTTAAACGAACAAAGTTTGGGGCAAGTCAATATTGAATATCTGCCCAACGATCAAGAAACCATAGATGATCGAGATCGCTATTTTTATCGTTACACACACAACGGTAAGTTAAACGACAACTGGTTGCTGAATATTGACTTCAATGGCCTGAGTGATGATAACTATATCGCTGATTTTGGTTCCGACTTTTATAATCGAGCAGATACCCATCTGTATAAAACCCTATCCCTTAACTATTATAGCGACAATATTGATTTCTCGGTCAACTTCCGAGATTTTGAAGTCATAGGTGATCATCAGGATAACTATCGCGCACTGCCTGAAATGAAGTTTAATTATTTAACTGAGCAATTTGGTAGTTTTGAATTTAGCCTGGCATCAGAGTTAGCTTATTTTGACAATAAATTAGCCGAACAACCTACCGCGACTCGATTCCACTTGGCGCCGACTATTGCATTGCCTTTGCGGTCTCAATGGGGAGAATTCCTAGCGGAAGCGACCTGGTTGAATACCTATTATAATCAAGACAATATTGATGGTACGGGTTTGGCAGAAGAAACCACTCGTTCTTTGGGCCAAAGCCGAGTATTTGGCGCTTTATATTTCGATCGAGACACCAGTTGGCTAGGCAGTCATTTGCGCCAAACCTTAGAGCCCAAAATTCAATATTTATATACCAGTTACAAAGACCAAAATAATATTGGTTTATATGACACTACGCGCCTGTTAAACGACTTCAACGGCTTGTTTCGTGGTCAGGAATTTACCGGCTTAGATCGAATTAGCGACAACAATCAGATCACTGTGGGTTTAACGACCAGAATATTAGATGAAAATAGTCGGGAACAATTCAAGCTAAGCTTGGGTCAAATTTTCTATCTTGAAGATAATAAAGTGCTAGCAGCAAGTAAAGATGATGACCGTTCTGCATTAGCCTCTGAGTTAGATTGGCAAATTGGCAGCAAATGGTTTGCTCATACGGAATTGCAACTTTCAACCAAGACTGACAAGGTAGAACGCAGCAGTATTTCATTGGAATATCAGCTTAGTGAAGATAAGATTGTACAGATCAACCATCGATTTGTGCGCAATCTATCCGGGGAACAAATTGATCAATTTGGTGTCACAGCCAGTTGGCCGATAACAGAAAATTGGCACTGGGTAGGCAGATGGTACAAAGATTTGTCCTCACAAAGAACAATTGAATCATACGCAGGGGTACAATATGAATCCTGTTGCTGGTCAATAAGTTTAGTGTCGCAAAGACACCTTAGTAATCGTTTTGATGTATTTGGACAGCAAAATAGCCAAGAATTTGAATCAAGTATCAACCTGAAATTCAGCTTCAAGTTCTCCGGAACAGAGGCCCGTTCAGGACGAAGAAATATGTTGGAAGACGGTTTGTTCGGTTACAAACAGGCCTATTTAATTAATTAA
- a CDS encoding phosphotransferase: MTQKLQREQALVEWINSDTPFRCQTLEMVSGDASFRRYFRFFDEQQQKHIICVDAPPEFENSQKFIDVALAYQQCGVNVPTIYAHSAHLGFYCQQDFGDQQFANTLSASNMQQLYQQALIQLPAVQQCVEINCESLPHYGTDLLAAEFYLFTHWLLEIHLGMALTDETKQMLDSSYASLIKTFEHQPQVGVHRDYHSRNLMIDADNQIGVIDFQDAVRGPLTYDLVSLLRDCYVKWPQQAIEQLLQWYHQEYCSHYEWNEFSRWFDLTGVQRHIKASGIFCRLYHRDGKQGYLKDIPRTLEYIIEVSRRYPELTEFGNFVADVVKPKVESSIS, from the coding sequence GTGACACAAAAACTGCAAAGAGAGCAGGCATTGGTTGAATGGATTAATTCCGATACCCCGTTTAGATGCCAAACACTCGAAATGGTTTCAGGAGATGCCAGTTTTCGACGCTATTTTCGATTCTTTGATGAACAACAGCAAAAACACATTATTTGTGTGGATGCGCCCCCTGAATTTGAAAACAGTCAAAAATTTATAGATGTAGCCCTTGCATATCAACAATGTGGGGTTAATGTGCCGACTATCTATGCACACAGCGCTCATTTAGGCTTCTATTGCCAGCAAGATTTTGGTGATCAACAGTTTGCCAATACGCTGAGCGCCAGCAATATGCAGCAATTGTATCAACAGGCTTTGATACAACTGCCAGCGGTGCAACAGTGTGTTGAAATTAATTGCGAGTCTTTACCTCACTACGGTACTGATCTGCTGGCCGCAGAGTTTTACTTGTTTACCCATTGGTTACTCGAAATCCATCTGGGGATGGCACTCACGGATGAAACCAAACAGATGCTCGATAGCAGCTATGCTAGTTTAATTAAAACCTTTGAACATCAACCTCAAGTGGGTGTCCATCGTGATTATCATTCGCGTAATTTGATGATTGATGCTGATAACCAAATCGGTGTTATTGATTTTCAAGATGCGGTGCGCGGCCCTCTTACCTATGATTTAGTGTCGCTATTACGGGATTGTTACGTGAAGTGGCCACAACAAGCTATTGAACAGCTATTACAATGGTATCACCAAGAGTATTGCAGTCATTATGAGTGGAATGAATTTAGCCGTTGGTTTGATCTTACCGGTGTGCAACGGCATATTAAGGCCAGCGGCATATTTTGCCGTTTGTATCATAGGGATGGAAAGCAAGGCTATCTGAAAGATATTCCTCGTACCTTGGAGTATATCATTGAAGTCAGCCGACGCTATCCAGAATTGACTGAGTTTGGCAACTTTGTAGCCGATGTGGTTAAACCTAAAGTTGAGAGTAGCATTTCGTGA
- the murU gene encoding N-acetylmuramate alpha-1-phosphate uridylyltransferase MurU, translated as MLLAAGRGERMRPLTDVTPKPLLKINHKALIDYHLERLAQAGFEQVIINHAWLGEQIVDYLKDGSQFGLQIVYSKEQQALETAGGIVHALPLIEQALAGSKQFLVISADVFTDIDFATLPELTASNLAHLIMVNNPPHNLDGDFCLRGQQIYRQAQNQYTFSGVAIYHTDMFKNLTAGKLPLRALLFEQIANNRVSGQRHQGYWHDVGTAQRLQQLNAMEQI; from the coding sequence ATGTTACTGGCGGCTGGGCGAGGAGAGCGGATGCGCCCCTTGACTGACGTCACGCCCAAACCTTTACTGAAAATCAACCATAAAGCGCTGATTGATTACCACCTAGAGCGTCTAGCCCAGGCAGGATTTGAGCAAGTGATAATTAATCATGCTTGGCTTGGCGAGCAAATTGTAGATTACCTCAAGGATGGCAGTCAGTTTGGCTTGCAGATTGTTTATTCGAAAGAACAGCAAGCATTGGAAACTGCCGGGGGCATAGTGCATGCCCTGCCGCTGATAGAACAAGCTTTAGCCGGGTCAAAGCAATTTTTAGTCATCAGTGCGGATGTTTTTACGGATATCGATTTCGCTACATTACCCGAATTGACAGCATCAAACTTGGCCCACTTGATCATGGTGAATAATCCCCCACATAACTTAGACGGTGACTTTTGTCTGCGTGGTCAGCAGATCTATCGACAAGCGCAAAATCAATACACCTTTAGTGGAGTGGCGATTTACCATACGGATATGTTTAAAAACCTTACTGCTGGGAAATTACCACTGCGGGCACTTTTGTTTGAACAGATTGCTAATAATCGTGTATCAGGCCAACGGCACCAGGGCTATTGGCATGACGTCGGTACCGCACAACGATTGCAACAACTTAACGCGATGGAACAGATATAA
- the djlA gene encoding co-chaperone DjlA produces the protein MPIWGKILGTIFGFMFKGPIGAIIGFIVGHFFDKGYSQDFNQMGGFSRFFTSQDELKSQAIFFHALFSVMGHVAKADGQVTDAEIKIASALMDQMGLKGDTRKEAQQAFREGKASDFPVTAILSEFKLSCHGRRDVLQVFLEILIQAAFADGRLDQQEQNLLENVARQLGFKQHEFLYLLSMYEAEIRFRQGQHHSQRNGRQRSHQTGYTDQQSLADACKILGVKESDDPKLIKKAYRKLMSEHHPDKLVSKGLPKQAIEIAKAKTQDIQSAYELVKQKKGFK, from the coding sequence ATGCCGATTTGGGGTAAAATACTAGGTACGATTTTTGGCTTCATGTTTAAAGGTCCAATTGGCGCCATTATAGGTTTCATTGTCGGGCACTTTTTTGACAAAGGTTATAGTCAAGATTTTAATCAAATGGGCGGGTTCAGCCGCTTTTTTACTAGCCAAGACGAGTTGAAATCTCAAGCAATATTTTTCCATGCACTATTTTCGGTCATGGGACATGTTGCCAAAGCAGATGGCCAAGTCACTGATGCAGAAATTAAAATAGCATCGGCACTGATGGATCAGATGGGTCTAAAAGGGGACACTCGCAAAGAAGCCCAGCAAGCATTTCGCGAAGGTAAAGCGTCTGATTTTCCGGTGACGGCAATTTTGAGTGAATTTAAATTGTCATGCCATGGTCGTCGCGATGTATTGCAAGTTTTCCTTGAAATCCTTATCCAGGCGGCGTTTGCCGATGGGCGTCTTGACCAGCAAGAGCAAAACCTATTGGAAAATGTAGCCCGCCAATTGGGCTTTAAACAGCATGAATTTCTTTATTTACTCTCGATGTATGAAGCTGAAATACGCTTTAGACAAGGGCAACATCATTCTCAACGCAACGGACGTCAGCGCTCCCATCAGACAGGCTATACCGATCAGCAATCGTTAGCGGATGCCTGTAAAATTTTAGGCGTGAAGGAAAGCGATGACCCCAAACTGATAAAGAAGGCCTACCGTAAGCTGATGTCAGAGCATCATCCAGATAAACTGGTTTCTAAGGGATTACCCAAACAAGCGATTGAGATCGCCAAAGCCAAAACACAGGATATCCAATCTGCCTATGAATTGGTAAAGCAAAAAAAAGGATTTAAATAG